Proteins from a genomic interval of Bactrocera dorsalis isolate Fly_Bdor unplaced genomic scaffold, ASM2337382v1 BdCtg026, whole genome shotgun sequence:
- the LOC105230564 gene encoding augmin complex subunit dgt5 translates to MPLEMDIEHFQMWAARLGCPPDAIPTQEALKSIYKSRQRDLFCNLIKRVRSRQDAREVRESILLQRLEKQKGHMVSASARIFLPQELQVFLKVKDLIKQKEDVAMRLDEYRKEYETLAINIKTKNIQHISLQHKQKTLRSRINILNFKSVALRKQIKQEENNKKLIIATMPVRLTVKNASEIIAMDEVKQALRDLDDFYTLYINQGSSPTTVQEAKDVLWVKMRAIFSRMPNFIFFNVIMRLKEEQLQYVMSLINKSNNEDSASHSLSGVGSKEPLSSFDIKLLQTKADLLGIVVKYLSARKERIMLEEKFSDAYGPFVDELEKKVNLFNANTIENINETISDYLVQYNLRNFSKSQNDFIAQQIEQCKADIDYGARQLENHEVILGSIKHVYSNINTSINRIQYEMLQLGQIKEKILYSKNMLKRMVDDMQVSTIGAAVAPITSGCMKSNFLPTKLKVNNNISTIGDSFEMGGGDTVFCSTKLDFDSTMMSLNSTSTNNTGTSRRSVGCADTTLMPAATACNNNETRFVLPPYSSELSTFAEIPFEKFSCITKECAYHVSPNPLIVESRELSSTMQLAPGSLLTASGALQEVRNRIKWACLIAQHSLDLKLDLDLVMVDAQSCKQKIKQHREQIEEMLDKIDVVNINTNRTLHKLSKLYDFMLANPLRHYIPAERNYNNQTYADYEAEFLMYYRMATVGASIK, encoded by the exons ATGCCACTTGAAATGGATATAGAACATTTTCAGATGTGGGCAGCCAGATTGGGTTGTCCACCGGATGCAATACCAACCCAAGAGGCTTTAAAATC GATTTATAAATCGCGCCAACGTGacttattttgtaatttaattaaacgtGTAAGATCTCGGCAAGATGCTCGTGAGGTACGCGAAAGTATACTTTTGCAGCGTTTGGAGAAACAGAAGGGTCATATGGTGTCG gCATCGGCTCGAATTTTTTTGCCCCAAGAATTGCAAGTTTTTCTGAAAGTAAAGGATCTTATAAAGCAAAAGGAAGACGTAGCAATGCGTTTAGATGAATACAGAAAGGAATATGAAACTCTGgctattaatataaaaacaaaga acaTCCAACACATTAGTCTCCAGCATAAGCAAAAAACTCTAAGATCTCGCatcaatattttaaactttaagtCTGTGGCTTTGCGGAAGCAGATTAAACAggaggaaaataataaaaaattaataattgctACAATGCCGGTGCGTTTGACAGTTAAAAACGCGAGTGAAATTATTGCCATGGACGAAGTTAAACAAGCGCTTCGAGATCTCGACGATTTTTATACTTTGTACATAAATCAGGGAAGCAGTC CTACCACCGTTCAGGAAGCAAAAGATGTGCTGTGGGTGAAAATGCGTGCCATTTTCTCAAGAATgcctaattttattttcttcaatgtaatAATGCGTTTGAAGGAAGAACAACTTCAATATGtaatgtcattaataaataaatcaaataatgaGGACTCAGCAAGCCATTCCCTTAGTGGAGTAGGCAGCAAGGAACCACTATCTTCTTTTGACATAAAACTTTTGCAAACAAAAGCAGATCTTTTGGGCATAGTAGTTAAATACCTGTCCGCACGCAAAGAACGTATTATGCTAGAAGAAAAATTCTCCGATGCTTATGGTCCCTTTGTGGACGAGTTAGAAAAGAAGGTCAATCTATTTAACGCCAATACAATTGAAAATATCAATGAAACGATATCGGACTACCTGGTACAGTATAATTTGCGCAATTTCTCAAAAAGTCAAAATGATTTCATAGCTCAACAAATTGAACAATGTAAAGCAGATATTGATTATGGAGCTAGACAATTGGAAAATCATGAG GTTATCCTGGGATCTATTAAACACGTTTACAGTAACATCAATACATCGATTAATAGAATTCAATATGAAATGTTGCAGCTTGGCCAAATCAAGGAAAAGAttctttattcaaaaaatatgttgaaacgTATGGTGGATGATATGCAAGTATCCACCATTGGTGCAGCTGTGGCTCCCATTACTAGCGGATGCATGAAATCCAATTTCCTGCCTACGAAGCTTAAAGTTAACAACAATATATCTACTATTGGTGATAGCTTTGAAATGGGTGGTGGAGACACGGTATTCTGTAGCACAAAATTAGACTTCGACTCCACCATGATGTCACTTAACTCAACCTCAACAAATAATACTGGAACATCGAGACGAAGTGTGGGATGTGCGGATACCACACTTATGCCTGCGGCTAccgcatgcaacaacaacgaaacaCGTTTCGTTCTACCACCATACTCCAGTGAGTTATCTACTTTTGCCGAAATCCCATTTGAAAAGTTTAGCTGTATAACGAAAGAGTG CGCTTACCATGTGTCACCCAATCCATTGATCGTGGAATCACGTGAACTCTCTTCTACAATGCAATTGGCGCCAGGCAGTCTACTGACAGCTTCAGGGGCTTTACAGGAAGTGCGTAATCGTATCAAATGGGCGTGTTTAATTGCCCAGCATTCGCTTGACTTGAAATTGGATTTGGATTTGGTTATGG TCGACGCGCAAAGctgcaaacaaaaaatcaaacaacacCGTGAGCAAATTGAGGAAATGCTGGATAAAATTGATGTGGTTAACATAAACACGAATCGAACACTGCATAAACTATCAAAGTTATACGACTTTATGCTTGCAAATCCACTGCGCCACTATATCCCAGCTGAAAGAAATTACAATAATCAAACATATGCGGATTATGAAGCCGAATTCCTGATGTATTATCGTATGGCTACCGTCGGTGCATCCataaaatga